One window from the genome of Spiractinospora alimapuensis encodes:
- a CDS encoding arylamine N-acetyltransferase family protein, translating to MPTTEDDGLRDPAKRWNAEEVDLDAYLGRVGHTGSFDATLGTLRALHRAHATTIPFENVDSVLGSPVPIDVPSVLRKLVGSPRGGYCYEHNLLFAAVLERCGFQPRGVAGRTRMGSTALRPASHAALLVDVEGETWLVDVGFGGEGLLEPVPLRDGVEARQGAWDFRLEREDDGWLLRSRHPEGWFDLYSFTTDPRYRVDFEIVNHYVSTHPRSPFVRRVVVQRTHEASRTTLTGLEFVVTRPGSEPVRRTVAPEECPELLRDEFGIVLSEDQERELVEVARRSE from the coding sequence ATGCCCACCACCGAAGACGACGGACTCCGCGACCCCGCCAAGCGTTGGAACGCGGAGGAAGTCGACCTCGACGCCTATCTTGGGCGCGTCGGCCACACCGGGTCCTTCGACGCGACACTCGGGACCCTCAGGGCCTTACACCGCGCCCACGCCACGACGATCCCCTTCGAAAACGTCGACTCCGTCCTGGGCAGCCCGGTGCCGATCGACGTCCCGAGCGTGCTGCGGAAACTGGTCGGCTCCCCGCGCGGCGGGTACTGCTACGAGCACAACCTCCTGTTCGCCGCCGTCCTGGAGCGGTGCGGCTTCCAGCCACGCGGCGTGGCCGGGCGCACGCGGATGGGCTCCACGGCGCTGCGGCCGGCGAGCCACGCGGCGCTGCTGGTGGACGTCGAGGGCGAGACGTGGTTGGTCGACGTCGGCTTCGGCGGTGAGGGCCTGCTGGAACCGGTCCCTCTGCGCGACGGCGTGGAGGCGCGGCAGGGCGCCTGGGACTTCCGACTGGAGCGTGAGGACGACGGGTGGTTGCTGCGTTCCCGTCACCCGGAGGGGTGGTTCGACCTGTACTCGTTCACCACCGACCCGCGCTACCGGGTGGATTTCGAGATCGTCAACCACTACGTCTCGACCCACCCACGCTCGCCGTTCGTGCGCCGCGTCGTCGTGCAGCGAACCCACGAGGCCTCCCGGACCACCCTCACCGGCCTCGAGTTCGTCGTGACGCGCCCGGGGAGCGAACCAGTACGCCGGACCGTGGCACCGGAGGAGTGTCCAGAGCTGCTGCGGGACGAGTTCGGGATCGTGCTCTCCGAGGACCAGGAGCGGGAACTCGTCGAAGTCGCGCGACGCTCGGAGTGA
- a CDS encoding DJ-1/PfpI family protein: protein MTTHINVLLFPNVTQLDFTGPAQVFSRMPGTTVDLVAGSGEPVVTDCGWSVLPTVTLAQAPPADVLFVPGGQGTFEAFLDPDVVGFVADQAADATWVTSVCTGSFLLAAAGLLTGRRATSHWASVAMLERFGAVPTRERVVTDGNVITGAGVTSGIDFALTLAARIHGVETAQRIQLQLEYDPDPPYATGSPAAAPSEWVERGLRDAEKGRAGAVETAARRLKR from the coding sequence ATGACCACTCACATCAACGTGTTGCTGTTCCCGAACGTGACCCAACTGGACTTCACGGGGCCCGCGCAGGTGTTCTCGCGGATGCCGGGGACGACGGTGGACCTCGTGGCCGGATCGGGGGAGCCGGTGGTGACGGACTGTGGGTGGTCGGTGCTGCCCACGGTCACGTTGGCGCAGGCCCCGCCCGCGGACGTGTTGTTCGTGCCGGGGGGACAGGGGACCTTCGAGGCGTTCCTCGATCCGGACGTGGTGGGGTTCGTCGCCGACCAGGCGGCGGACGCGACGTGGGTGACCTCGGTGTGCACGGGATCCTTCCTGTTGGCCGCCGCGGGGCTGCTCACCGGGCGACGGGCCACCAGCCACTGGGCGTCGGTCGCGATGCTCGAGCGCTTCGGGGCGGTGCCGACACGGGAGCGCGTGGTGACCGACGGAAACGTCATCACCGGGGCGGGGGTCACCTCGGGGATCGACTTCGCGTTGACCCTCGCGGCGAGGATCCACGGCGTCGAGACGGCCCAGCGCATCCAACTGCAGTTGGAGTACGACCCCGACCCGCCCTACGCGACCGGTTCCCCGGCCGCGGCCCCAAGCGAATGGGTGGAGCGGGGGCTCCGCGACGCCGAGAAGGGACGTGCCGGGGCCGTCGAAACGGCCGCTCGCCGCCTGAAACGATGA
- a CDS encoding SSI family serine proteinase inhibitor, giving the protein MRMHRFGTVLATVAVGGFAGVLLAGPAGAETSERPDSQLRLSIAADSTGMTTSWTRGVTLDCGPAGGSHPNPDEACAALEEAGGSFEDLAPVSGACTMEYAPVRVTARGHWEGTRVTFEETYSNPCHASNATAGIFGF; this is encoded by the coding sequence ATGCGTATGCACAGGTTCGGCACGGTCCTGGCCACGGTGGCGGTCGGTGGCTTCGCGGGTGTCCTGCTGGCCGGCCCCGCCGGCGCGGAGACCTCCGAGCGTCCCGACAGCCAGCTTCGGCTGTCGATCGCGGCAGACTCCACGGGAATGACGACGTCCTGGACGCGAGGTGTGACCTTGGACTGCGGTCCGGCCGGCGGCAGTCACCCGAACCCCGACGAGGCGTGTGCCGCACTGGAGGAAGCGGGTGGCTCGTTCGAGGACCTCGCGCCCGTCTCCGGTGCCTGCACGATGGAGTACGCGCCGGTGCGCGTGACGGCCCGCGGACACTGGGAGGGCACCCGGGTCACGTTCGAGGAGACCTACTCCAACCCCTGCCACGCCAGCAACGCCACCGCGGGGATCTTCGGCTTCTGA